The following proteins are encoded in a genomic region of Streptococcus sp. 29892:
- a CDS encoding amino acid ABC transporter permease has product MDYVMEVLPSLLNGAVVSLQVFFLVLLLSLPLGAVFAFLMQIKFKPLQWLLHFYVLIMRGTPLLLQLIFVYYVLPSVGITFDRMPAVILAFTLNYAAYFSEIFRGGIEAIPKGQYEAAKVLKFTPVQTIRYIVLPQVVKIVLPSVFNEVMTLVKDTSLVYALGVSDLLLASRTAANRDASLAPMFIAGAIYLLMIGAVTLVSKQVEKKFDYYR; this is encoded by the coding sequence ATGGATTATGTTATGGAAGTTCTGCCCAGTCTATTAAATGGTGCAGTGGTTTCCCTGCAAGTATTTTTTCTAGTATTGTTACTGTCCTTGCCTCTGGGAGCTGTTTTTGCCTTTTTGATGCAGATTAAGTTCAAACCCTTGCAATGGCTCTTGCATTTCTATGTTTTAATTATGCGTGGGACCCCCTTGCTCTTGCAACTGATTTTTGTTTATTATGTTCTGCCAAGTGTTGGTATTACCTTTGACCGCATGCCTGCTGTTATTCTGGCCTTTACCCTCAACTATGCGGCCTATTTCTCTGAAATTTTCCGTGGTGGTATTGAGGCCATTCCCAAAGGTCAGTATGAAGCAGCTAAGGTCTTGAAATTTACACCTGTTCAGACCATTCGCTATATCGTATTGCCCCAGGTCGTGAAAATTGTCCTACCAAGTGTTTTCAATGAAGTCATGACCTTGGTCAAGGATACATCCTTGGTCTATGCCTTGGGTGTTAGCGACCTCTTGCTTGCCAGCCGTACAGCAGCCAACCGTGATGCTAGCCTAGCCCCTATGTTTATCGCAGGTGCTATCTATCTCTTGATGATTGGAGCTGTGACCCTTGTTTCTAAGCAGGTAGAAAAGAAATTTGACTATTATAGATAG
- a CDS encoding amino acid ABC transporter ATP-binding protein, whose product MLELRNLSKRFDNKQIFSNYDLVIPEGKIIAIVGQSGGGKTTLLRMLAGLETIDSGTLIYNGQELPLEELGKRHLLGFVFQDFQLFPHLSVLENLVLSPMKTQNMSRSEAEDKALKLLDTLGLANHATAYPFSLSGGQKQRVALARAMMIDPEIIGYDEPTSALDPELRKEVEKLILENRATGITQIVVTHDMQFAENIADEIIKIEPKH is encoded by the coding sequence ATGTTAGAACTACGCAATCTATCCAAACGATTTGATAATAAACAGATTTTCTCCAACTATGATTTGGTTATTCCAGAGGGGAAAATCATTGCCATCGTTGGTCAATCAGGCGGTGGAAAGACAACTCTTTTACGGATGTTGGCTGGTTTGGAAACCATTGATTCAGGTACCCTGATTTACAACGGTCAGGAACTGCCACTTGAGGAGTTGGGTAAACGACATCTGCTGGGCTTTGTCTTCCAAGACTTCCAGCTTTTCCCACACCTATCCGTATTGGAAAACTTGGTTCTCTCTCCTATGAAAACGCAGAATATGTCGCGTTCAGAGGCGGAAGACAAGGCCCTTAAACTCTTGGATACTCTTGGCCTAGCTAACCATGCTACTGCCTATCCGTTTTCGCTATCGGGTGGACAAAAGCAACGTGTGGCTTTGGCGCGTGCTATGATGATTGATCCTGAGATTATCGGCTATGACGAACCAACCTCTGCCCTAGATCCTGAATTAAGAAAAGAAGTCGAAAAACTCATTCTTGAAAATAGGGCTACTGGAATTACGCAAATTGTGGTCACCCACGATATGCAGTTTGCTGAAAATATCGCAGATGAAATCATCAAAATTGAACCAAAACACTAA
- a CDS encoding amino acid ABC transporter substrate-binding protein, producing the protein MMMNMKKMMLGAAALVTTFALAACGSSQSTTKSDNWSTYESEKSITIGFDKTFVPMGFEETDGSYTGFDIDLATAVFDKYGIAIEWQPIDWDLKETELNNGNIDLIWNGYSVTDERKEKVLFTDSYMDNQQVLVTKKSSNISQVSDMKDKLLGAQAGSSGYSVFESQPAILKDIVQNNDASQYATFNEALIDLKNDRINGLLIDRVYANYYLQQEGIIADYNIIDAGFENETFAVGARKSDTTLVENINKAFTELYSDGTFQEISQKWFGEDVATDAVKN; encoded by the coding sequence ATGATGATGAATATGAAAAAAATGATGCTTGGAGCTGCGGCTCTTGTAACGACTTTTGCCCTTGCTGCTTGTGGCTCAAGCCAGTCAACGACCAAGTCTGATAATTGGTCAACTTACGAATCTGAAAAGTCCATCACAATCGGGTTTGACAAGACTTTTGTCCCAATGGGCTTTGAAGAAACAGATGGTAGCTACACTGGATTTGATATTGATTTAGCAACGGCAGTATTTGATAAATACGGTATTGCTATTGAATGGCAGCCCATTGACTGGGATTTGAAAGAAACCGAATTGAACAATGGAAACATTGATTTGATTTGGAATGGTTATTCTGTAACAGATGAGCGTAAGGAGAAGGTCCTCTTTACAGATTCTTACATGGATAACCAACAAGTCCTTGTGACGAAAAAATCATCCAATATCAGTCAAGTATCTGATATGAAGGACAAGCTCTTGGGCGCACAAGCAGGTTCTTCAGGTTATTCAGTCTTTGAATCACAACCTGCCATTTTGAAAGACATTGTTCAAAACAATGACGCTAGTCAATACGCTACATTCAATGAAGCCTTGATTGACTTGAAAAATGATCGTATCAATGGTCTCTTGATTGACCGTGTGTATGCCAACTACTACTTGCAACAAGAAGGTATCATCGCAGATTACAACATTATTGATGCTGGATTTGAAAATGAGACTTTCGCAGTCGGTGCTCGTAAGTCAGATACGACACTGGTTGAAAACATCAATAAAGCCTTTACAGAATTATATAGCGATGGAACCTTCCAAGAAATTTCACAAAAATGGTTTGGTGAAGATGTTGCTACAGATGCAGTAAAAAACTAA
- a CDS encoding mannitol-1-phosphate 5-dehydrogenase, with protein sequence MKQAVHFGAGNIGRGFIGEILFENGFEIAFVDVNETIIDALNQRHAYEIEIAEEGQRHIAVSGVRGINNRLNPEEVVTAIATADLVTTAIGPNILPFIAGLVAEGIEARRQAGNTQPFDVLACENMIGGSAFLYEEVKKHLSEEGLAYAAEFVGFPNAAVDRIVPAQSHEDPLFVVVEPFNEWVVETQGMKNPNLKLEGVHYEADLEPFIERKLFSVNSGHATSAYTGAHFGATTILEALQNPEVKSKVEAVLAEIRSLLIAKWNFDEQALVDYHKVIISRFENPYIVDDIARVARTPIRKLGYDERFIRPIRELRERGLSYDNLLATVSYIFGYKDETDEQSVQLQALLQEKSLPEVVAEVTGLTEPALIEEIVAII encoded by the coding sequence ATGAAACAAGCAGTTCACTTTGGAGCAGGAAATATCGGACGTGGCTTTATTGGAGAAATCTTATTTGAAAACGGCTTTGAGATTGCCTTTGTCGATGTTAATGAAACCATTATTGATGCCTTGAACCAGCGTCATGCTTACGAGATTGAAATAGCAGAAGAAGGTCAACGCCATATCGCAGTTTCAGGGGTGCGTGGGATTAACAACCGTCTTAATCCTGAAGAAGTTGTCACAGCTATTGCTACAGCTGATTTGGTAACGACAGCTATTGGACCAAACATCCTGCCTTTCATTGCTGGCTTAGTTGCTGAGGGGATTGAAGCCCGTCGTCAAGCAGGCAATACCCAACCGTTTGATGTTTTGGCTTGTGAGAATATGATTGGTGGCTCTGCCTTTCTTTACGAAGAAGTCAAAAAACACTTGTCAGAGGAAGGTTTGGCTTACGCAGCAGAGTTTGTCGGCTTCCCAAATGCAGCGGTGGACCGCATTGTCCCAGCCCAAAGTCATGAAGATCCACTCTTTGTCGTAGTTGAGCCTTTCAATGAGTGGGTGGTTGAAACCCAGGGCATGAAAAATCCAAACTTGAAGCTAGAGGGTGTTCACTATGAAGCGGACTTGGAGCCTTTCATTGAACGTAAACTCTTCTCTGTCAACTCAGGTCATGCGACTTCTGCCTACACAGGTGCGCATTTTGGGGCGACCACTATCCTAGAAGCCTTGCAAAATCCTGAGGTGAAAAGCAAGGTTGAGGCTGTGCTGGCAGAAATCCGTAGTCTTTTGATTGCCAAATGGAACTTTGACGAGCAAGCCTTGGTGGACTACCATAAAGTCATCATTAGCCGCTTCGAAAATCCTTATATCGTGGATGACATTGCCCGCGTAGCTCGGACGCCAATCCGTAAGCTTGGTTATGACGAACGCTTTATCCGCCCAATCCGTGAACTCCGTGAACGTGGCTTGTCTTATGATAACCTCCTTGCGACTGTCAGCTATATCTTTGGTTACAAGGATGAAACAGATGAGCAATCCGTTCAACTGCAAGCTCTTTTGCAGGAAAAATCCTTGCCAGAAGTTGTAGCAGAAGTGACAGGCTTGACAGAACCAGCCTTGATTGAAGAAATTGTAGCTATCATCTAA